A genome region from Proteus vulgaris includes the following:
- a CDS encoding DMT family transporter, translating to MQLILIFIVIAGGMGLSIEAGLLGPLGGEVGDLWATFSIFGVGAALTFLLMLFFSPRTSPSFFAQPSWYLLGGVLGPIYVIILTVATPTIGIAMTMIGILAGQVFNSLIIDHFGLFGSSHRKIDRKRIIALFFIIAALVMVAQE from the coding sequence ATGCAGCTGATATTAATTTTTATCGTAATTGCCGGAGGTATGGGACTGTCCATAGAGGCAGGATTGCTTGGACCTCTTGGTGGGGAGGTTGGTGATCTCTGGGCTACTTTCAGCATATTTGGTGTGGGCGCGGCACTGACCTTCTTGCTGATGCTTTTTTTCAGCCCACGTACCAGCCCATCATTCTTTGCACAGCCTTCGTGGTATCTGCTTGGTGGTGTGCTTGGGCCAATTTACGTCATCATCCTGACTGTAGCAACACCAACAATCGGCATCGCTATGACTATGATCGGCATATTGGCAGGTCAAGTCTTTAATAGCCTGATTATTGACCACTTTGGCCTGTTTGGTTCGTCACACAGGAAAATTGACAGAAAACGTATCATCGCGCTGTTTTTCATCATTGCAGCGCTGGTTATGGTTGCACAGGAGTAA